One region of Camelina sativa cultivar DH55 chromosome 6, Cs, whole genome shotgun sequence genomic DNA includes:
- the LOC104791195 gene encoding transcription factor RAX3, which translates to MGRAPCCDKANVKKGPWSPEEDAKLKSYIEKNGTGGNWIALPHKIGLKRCGKSCRLRWLNYLRPNIKHGGFSEEEENIICSLYLTIGSRWSIIAAQLPGRTDNDIKNYWNTRLKKKLISKQRKELQEACIEQQEMMVMMKRQQQQQQLQNQTSFMMRQDQTMFTWPLHHQNVQVPTLVMNQTNSLCDQEDIKPATAIMVKIEDQELERANPHHHHHHQDSMTNAFDHLSFSQLLLDPNHNHLGSGEGFPMNSILSANSNSQLLNTSIDDHQWFGNFQAETIDLFSGAATSTSADQSTISWEDISSLVYSDSKQFC; encoded by the exons atgggaagagcaCCATGCTGTGACAAAGCGAACGTGAAGAAAGGGCCTTGGTCTCCTGAGGAAGATGCAAAGCTCAAATCCTACATTGAAAAGAATGGCACAGGAGGCAATTGGATCGCTTTGCCTCACAAGATTG ggTTGAAGAGATGTGGGAAGAGTTGCAGGCTGAGGTGGCTTAACTATCTTAGACCAAACATCAAGCATGGTGGCTtctctgaggaagaagaaaacatcattTGTAGCCTTTATCTTACCATTGGTAGCAG GTGGTCTATAATCGCTGCTCAATTGCCGGGACGAACAGATAACGATATAAAAAACTATTGGAACACAAGGCTTAAGAAGAAACTTATCAGCAAACAACGCAAGGAGCTTCAAGAAGCTTGTATCGAGCAGCAAGAGATGATGGTTATGATgaagagacaacaacaacaacaacaactacaaaatcaaacttCTTTCATGATGAGACAAGATCAAACAATGTTCACATGGCCACTACATCATCAGAATGTTCAAGTACCAACTCTTGTCATGAATCAAACCAACTCGCTCTGCGACCAAGAAGATATTAAGCCAGCGACAGCGATCATGGTCAAGATCGAAGATCAAGAACTGGAGAGGGCAAaccctcatcatcatcatcatcatcaagattcGATGACAAACGCTTTTGATCACCTCTCCTTCTCTCAACTCTTGTTAGATCCTAATCATAACCACTTAGGATCAGGAGAGGGTTTCCCCATGAACTCGATCTTGAGCGCCAACTCAAACTCTCAATTGCTCAACACAAGTATTGATGATCATCAATGGTTCGGAAATTTCCAAGCCGAAACCATCGACTTGTTCTCAGGAGCCGCCACAAGTACTTCGGCAGATCAAAGCACCATTAGTTGGGAGGACATTAGCTCTCTTGTTTATTCCGATTCGAAgcaattttgttaa
- the LOC104791197 gene encoding 1-aminocyclopropane-1-carboxylate synthase 9-like, with translation MKQLSTKVTSNAHGQDSSYFLGWEEYEKNPYDEIKNPDGIIQMGLAENQLCIDLIETWLAKNPDAAGLKKDGQSIFKELALFQDYHGLPEFKNALAEFMEEIRGNRVTFDPRKIVLAAGSTSANETLMFCLAEPGDAFLLPTPYYPGFDRDLKWRTGAEIVPIHCSSSNGFQITESALQQAYQQAQKLDLKVKGVLVTNPSNPLGTMLTRRELNLLVDFISSKNIHLISDEIYSGTVFGFEQFVSVMDVLKYKNLENSEVAKRVHVVYSLSKDLGLPGFRVGAIYSNDEMVVSAATKMSSFGLVSSQTQYLLSALLSDKKFTSKYLDQNQKRLKIRQKQLVSGLEAAGVTCLKSNAGLFCWVDMRHLLDTNTFEAELELWKKIVYEVKLNISPGSSCHCTEPGWFRVCFANMSEDTLDLAMKRLKEYVESTDSRRMISKSSHERIKSLRKRTVSNWVFRVSWTDRVPDER, from the exons atgaaacaactgTCGACAAAAGTGACAAGCAATGCTCATGGACAAGACTCTTCCTACTTCTTGGGATGGGAAGAATACGAGAAGAACCCTTACGACGAAATCAAGAACCCTGATGGGATTATTCAAATGGGTCTTGCCGAAAACCAG CTATGTATTGATCTCATAGAGACATGGTTAGCTAAGAATCCGGACGCAGCCGGGCTCAAGAAGGACGGCCAATCCATTTTCAAAGAGCTTGCTCTCTTCCAAGACTATCATGGTCTACCCGAATTTAAGAAT gCTTTGGCAGAGTTTATGGAGGAAATAAGGGGTAATAGAGTAACATTTGATCCAAGGAAGATTGTCCTAGCTGCTGGTTCAACATCTGCCAACGAAACTCTCATGTTTTGTCTCGCCGAACCCGGAGACGCTTTCCTTTTACCGACTCCTTACTACCCAGG ATTCGATAGAGATTTGAAATGGAGAACGGGAGCAGAGATCGTACCTATTCATTGCTCAAGCTCTAATGGGTTCCAAATAACGGAGTCAGCTCTCCAACAAGCTTATCAACAAGCTCAAAAGCTTGATCTTAAGGTCAAAGGAGTTCTTGTTACCAACCCGTCTAACCCTCTTGGCACTATGTTGACCAGAAGAGAACTTAACCTTCTCGTTGACTTCATTTCTTCCAAAAACATTCATCTCATTAGCGACGAGATCTATTCAGGTACCGTTTTTGGGTTTGAACAGTTTGTTAGTGTCATGGATGTCTTAAAATACAAGAACCTTGAGAACAGCGAAGTCGCCAAACGAGTTCATGTTGTTTATAGTCTTTCCAAAGATCTCGGTTTACCGGGTTTTCGCGTAGGAGCAATTTACTCCAACGACGAAATGGTTGTTTCCGCTGCAACAAAAATGTCAAGTTTCGGCCTCGTGTCGTCTCAAACTCAGTACCTTCTCTCTGCATTGCTTTCAGACAAGAAGTTCACAAGTAAATACCTCGACCAAAACCAGAAAAGACTCAAGATTCGTCAGAAGCAACTCGTCTCCGGTCTAGAAGCTGCAGGGGTTACTTGTCTTAAAAGCAACGCTGGTTTGTTCTGTTGGGTTGACATGAGACATCTCTTGGACACAAACACATTCGAAGCAGAGCTTGAGCTCTGGAAAAAGATTGTATATGAAGTCAAACTAAATATTTCACCCGGTTCATCGTGCCATTGTACTGAACCAGgttggtttagggtttgtttcgCCAACATGAGTGAAGATACACTCGATTTGGCGATGAAGAGGCTCAAAGAGTACGTAGAGTCAACTGATAGTAGAAGAATGATTTCAAAAAGCAGCCATGAAAGGATCAAGAGTTTGAGGAAGAGGACTGTCTCTAACTGGGTTTTCCGGGTTTCATGGACCGACCGTGTACCTGATGAACGATGA
- the LOC104791199 gene encoding pentatricopeptide repeat-containing protein At3g49710-like: protein MNQTPWKFKSFRDLLLKSVAERDLFTGKSLHALYVKSIVASSTYLSNHFVNLYSKCGCLSYARAAFDSTEEPNVFSYNVIVKAYAKDSKIHIARQLFDEIPKPDTVSYNTLISGYADARETVAAMVLFMRMRELGFEVDGFTLSGLIAACCGRVELIKQLHCFAVSGGFDSYSSVNNAFVTYYSKGGILKEAVSVFCGMDELRDEVSWNSMIVAYGQHKEGAKALALYKEMIFKGFKIDMFTLASVLNALTSLDCLIGGRQFHGKLIKAGFHHNSHVGSGLIDFYSKCGGRDGMSECEKVFHEILSPDLVLWNTMISGYSMNEELSEEAVKSFRQMQRIGHRPDDCSFVCVTSACSNLSSPSQGKQIHGLAIKSHIPSNRISVNNALISLYYKSGNLHDARRVFDRMMELNAVSYNCMIKGYAQHGHGTEALLLYQQMLDSGIAPNNITFVAVLSACAHSGKVEEGQKYFNTMKETFKIEPEAEHYSCMIDLLGRAGKLEEAERFIDAMPYKPGSVAWAALLGACRKHKNMALAKRAANELMVMQPLAATPYVMLANMYADAGKWEEMASVRKSMRGKRIRKKPGCSWIEVKKKKHVFVAEDWSHPMIREVNEYLEEMMKKMKKLGYVMDKKWAMVKEDDAGEGEEGMRLGHHSEKLAVAFGLMSTRDGEELVVVKNLRICGDCHNAIKFMSAVAGREIIVRDNLRFHCFKDGKCSCGDYW, encoded by the exons ATGAACCAGACGCCATGGAAGTTCAAATCTTTTCGAGACCTTCTACTAAAATCTGTAGCGGAGAGAGATCTCTTCACTGGGAAATCACTTCACGCGCTCTACGTGAAGTCCATCGTGG CTTCTTCCACTTACCTCTCAAACCACTTCGTGAATCTTTACTCCAAGTGTGGTTGTCTTTCCTACGCACGAGCCGCGTTCGACTCCACGGAAGAACCCAATGTCTTCTCTTACAATGTAATCGTCAAAGCTTACGCGAAAGATTCGAAAATCCATATTGCACGTCAGTTGTTCGACGAAATTCCGAAACCGGACACTGTTTCTTACAATACCCTCATCTCGGGTTACGCTGATGCTAGAGAAACTGTTGCAGCGATGGTTCTGTTCATGAGAATGAGAGAATTGGGATTTGAGGTTGATGGGTTTACGTTATCAGGGTTGATAGCAGCTTGCTGTGGCCGTGTTGAATTGATAAAGCAGCTTCATTGTTTCGCTGTCTCCGGAGGGTTTGATTCATACTCGTCTGTGAATAACGCCTTTGTTACGTATTACAGTAAAGGCGGGATTTTGAAAGAGGCCGTGTCGGTGTTCTGTGGGATGGATGAATTAAGAGATGAAGTTTCGTGGAACTCGATGATTGTGGCTTACGGGCAGCACAAGGAAGGAGCAAAGGCCTTAGCTTTGTATAAAGAAATGATCTTTAAAGGGTTCAAGATCGATATGTTTACATTGGCTAGTGTTTTAAATGCTCTCACGAGCTTGGATTGTTTGATAGGTGGACGTCAGTTCCACGGTAAGCTGATCAAGGCTGGGTTTCACCATAATTCACACGTGGGAAGTGGTTTGATCGATTTCTACTCGAAATGTGGGGGTCGTGATGGTATGTCTGAATGCGAGAAGGTGTTTCATGAGATTCTATCGCCGGATTTGGTTCTCTGGAATACGATGATTTCTGGATATTCAATGAACGAGGAACTCTCTGAAGAAGCTGTGAAGAGTTTTAGACAGATGCAACGTATTGGACACAGACCTGATGATTGCAGTTTTGTCTGCGTCACCAGCGCTTGCTCAAATCTCTCCTCTCCTTCTCAGGGAAAGCAGATTCATGGCTTGGCTATCAAATCTCACATCCCTTCGAATAGAATCTCTGTGAACAACGCATTGATTTCATTGTATTACAAAAGTGGAAACCTGCACGATGCAAGGCGTGTATTTGATCGAATGATGGAACTTAATGCCGTGTCTTACAATTGTATGATTAAAGGTTATGCGCAGCACGGACATGGGACAGAAGCATTGCTTTTATACCAACAGATGCTGGACTCGGGTATTGCGCCTAACAATATAACCTTTGTAGCTGTTCTTTCTGCTTGTGCACACAGTGGTAAAGTCGAGGAGGGTCAGAAGTACTTCAACACTATGAAGGAGACATTCAAGATCGAACCAGAGGCTGAGCACTATTCTTGTATGATTGATCTTTTAGGCAGAGCAGGGAAGCTAGAAGAGGCTGAGAGATTCATTGATGCAATGCCGTATAAGCCAGGCTCTGTTGCTTGGGCTGCGTTGCTCGGTGCTTgtagaaaacacaaaaacatggcTCTTGCGAAGAGAGCAGCTAATGAGCTTATGGTGATGCAACCATTAGCTGCCACGCCGTATGTGATGCTAGCAAACATGTATGCAGATGCAGGGAAATGGGAAGAGATGGCCTCTGTGAGGAAATCAATGAGGGGAAAAAGGATAAGGAAGAAGCCGGGATGTAGTTGGAtcgaagtgaagaagaagaagcatgtgTTTGTGGCAGAAGATTGGTCTCATCCGATGATACGGGAGGTGAATGAGTATCTagaggagatgatgaagaagatgaagaaacttgGATATGTGATGGATAAGAAATGGGCAATGGTGAAGGAGGATGATGCAggcgaaggagaagaagggatGCGGCTAGGACATCACAGCGAGAAGCTAGCTGTGGCTTTTGGGTTGATGTCGACAAGAGATGGAGAGGAATTAGTTGTGGTGAAGAACTTGAGGATATGCGGGGATTGTCACAATGCAATCAAGTTTATGTCTGCAGTTGCAGGTAGAGAGATCATTGTAAGAGATAACCTTAGGTTTCATTGCTTCAAAGATGGCAAGTGTTCATGTGGAGATTACTGgtga
- the LOC104791198 gene encoding uncharacterized protein At3g49720, producing MARRQVGSTRRVGDGGSFPFAGALHSKSRSSPLLSICLVLVGACLLIGYAYSGPGIFKSIKEVSKVTGDYSCTAEVQRAIPVLKKAYGDGMRKVLHVGPDTCSVVSSLLKEEETEAWGVEPYDIEDADSHCKSFVSKGLVRVADIKFPLPYRAKSFSLVIVSDALDYLSPKYLNKTVPELARVASDGVVLFAGLPGQQRAKVAELSKFGRPAKMRSASWWNRFFVQTNLEENEAPSKKFEQAVSKGLYKPACQVFHLKPLH from the exons ATGGCGAGACGGCAAGTAGGTTCAACAAGGCGTGTAGGAGATGGTGGAAGCTTCCCTTTTGCAGGAGCTTTGCACTCAAAGTCTCGATCTTCTCCACTCTTATCTATTTGCCTTGTCCTTGTG GGGGCTTGCCTTCTCATTGGTTATGCTTACAGTGGTCCAG GTATCTTTAAAAGTATCAAAGAAGTCAGCAAAGTCACTG GTGACTATTCTTGCACAGCAGAAGTCCAAAGAGCCATTCCTGTTCTTAAGAAAGCTTATGGAGATGGCATGCGCAAAGTCTTGCATGTGGGTCCTGACACATGCTCAGTGGTTTCTAGTctattgaaagaagaagagactgaAGCCTGGGGTGTCGAACCATATGACATTGAGGATGCAGATTCTCACTGCAAGAGTTTTGTGAGCAAAGGTCTTGTACGTGTGGCTGATATCAAGTTCCCTCTACCTTACCGGGCAAAATCTTTCTCTCTTGTGATCGTGTCAGATGCTCTGGATTATCTCTCACCCAAGTACCTGAACAAGACCGTGCCTGAACTCGCAAGGGTAGCTTCAGATGGTGTTGTTCTTTTTGCAG GTCTCCCTGGTCAGCAGAGAGCTAAAGTTGCTGAATTGTCTAAATTCGGTCGACCC GCTAAAATGCGTAGCGCATCGTGGTGGAACCGCTTTTTTGTCCAGACAAACCTAGAAGAAAACGAAGCACCAAGCAAGAAGTTTGAACAGGCTGTTTCCAAAGGATTATACAAACCAGCCTGCCAAGTCTTCCACCTCAAGCCATTACACTAA
- the LOC104699013 gene encoding GTP-binding protein At3g49725, chloroplastic-like translates to MLTAIQQRNLERIWAKPVLDRVGLIIEIFNAHAHTKEAKLQAELAALMYKKSRLVRVRGTDGRHSFGQFGEAEVVSARGRAASGTGGGFVGGAGETELQLQRRRIADRRLRLLSHIKEAQRTRQLQRARRQKRAGRKYESSATIAVVGYTNAGKSTLTSALSKSALYCNERLFATLDPSLRSVYLPSGNLVHLSDTVGFISDLPIQLVEAFQSTLEEVVEAEILIHLVDSTAPNIEEHRATVFHVLKQIGVSEEKLQNMIEVWNKVGLK, encoded by the exons ATGTTGACAGCTATTCAACAACGGAACTTAGAG CGAATATGGGCAAAGCCTGTACTAGACCGTGTAGGCCTTATAATCGAAATATTTAATGCTCATGCGCATACAAAGGAAGCAAAACTACAG GCTGAGTTAGCAGCTCTGATGTACAAAAAGAGCAGGCTGGTTCGAGTGCGTGGTACTGATGGACGCCACTCTTTTGGGCAGTTTGGAGAAGCTGAAGTTGTCAGTGCCCGAGG GAGAGCAGCAAGTGGAACCGGCGGTGGTTTTGTAGGTGGTGCAGGAGAAACTGAGCTTCAGCTTCAACGCCGAAG GATAGCAGACAGGAGGCTTCGCTTGTTATCCCATATTAAAGAAGCCCAGCGAACACGACAATTGCAACGTGCTAGACGTCAGAAAAGAGCGGGGCGAAAGTATGAGAGTTCAGCTACCATTGCTGTTGTTGGTTACACAAATGCC GGAAAATCGACTCTGACAAGTGCATTGTCAAAGAGTGCTCTCTACTGCAATGAGCG ATTGTTTGCCACATTAGATCCTTCACTCAGGAGTGTCTATCTTCCTTCTGG AAATTTGGTTCATCTTAGTGACACTGTTGGATTCATATCAGATCTGCCTATACAG CTGGTGGAAGCATTTCAATCGACTCTAGAAGAAGTTGTTGAAGCTGAAATACTTATA CATCTGGTCGATTCGACAGCTCCAAATATCGAGGAGCATCGTGCAACAGTGTTCCATGTCCTTAAACAAATAGGAGTATCTGAAGAGAAGCTTCAAAATATGATTGAAGTCTGGAATAAGGTAGGATTGAAATAA